Proteins from one Streptosporangium becharense genomic window:
- the dacB gene encoding D-alanyl-D-alanine carboxypeptidase/D-alanyl-D-alanine endopeptidase encodes MALVTLVLLQMFVVAAGAHLLTSNLLDEKKKPEPVASAGPPPVPVVTAGPVLAAGGNGPLPAKGTLAGRLTAALGDPALGDSVGGVVLDAETGATLFDGGAATAITPASTTKVVTSVAALASLGPDARLSTRVVRGASPGSIILVGGGDPTLAGPGARTDQVYPRPASLTVLASRTAKALKAAGLTKVTAAYDDTLYTGPRTASTWKPGYVPEGSVAPVTALMINSGKVSPGGHSRVSDPSRTAYVAFVSLLRKYGISVSGSAARAKAPAGAQEIARVDSAPVYALVERALTLSDNDLSEALARQVALKEGEPASFDGGAAAVGKVLSRLGAASGITVHDGSGLSPKNRITPQALAHLVAVAASPANPRLHPAISGMPVAGFTGTLGHRFGRSHSAYGLVRAKTGTLDGVSALAGTTTTRGGRLVTFAFMADDVPSGPQAEAALDRLAALVAAG; translated from the coding sequence GTGGCCTTGGTCACTCTCGTCTTGCTGCAGATGTTCGTCGTCGCGGCCGGCGCCCACCTGCTCACCAGCAACCTGCTGGACGAGAAGAAGAAGCCTGAGCCGGTCGCGTCGGCCGGACCGCCCCCCGTCCCGGTCGTCACCGCGGGTCCGGTGCTGGCCGCGGGGGGGAACGGACCTCTCCCTGCCAAGGGTACTTTGGCCGGGCGGTTGACCGCGGCGCTGGGTGACCCGGCGCTGGGCGACAGCGTCGGGGGCGTGGTTCTCGACGCCGAGACGGGTGCCACGTTGTTCGACGGCGGCGCCGCGACGGCCATCACGCCCGCCTCCACCACCAAGGTCGTGACCTCGGTCGCCGCGCTGGCCTCGCTGGGCCCCGACGCCAGGCTGAGCACCCGCGTGGTGCGTGGCGCGTCGCCCGGCTCGATCATCCTGGTCGGGGGCGGCGATCCCACCCTGGCGGGCCCCGGGGCCCGGACGGACCAGGTCTACCCCAGGCCCGCCTCGCTGACCGTCCTGGCCTCCCGCACGGCCAAGGCGCTGAAGGCGGCGGGGCTCACCAAGGTGACCGCGGCCTACGACGACACCCTCTACACCGGTCCGCGCACCGCCTCCACGTGGAAGCCGGGTTACGTGCCCGAGGGCAGCGTGGCACCCGTCACGGCGCTGATGATCAACTCGGGCAAGGTCTCCCCGGGCGGCCACAGCCGGGTCTCCGACCCCTCCCGCACGGCGTACGTGGCGTTCGTGTCACTGCTGCGGAAGTACGGGATCTCGGTCTCCGGGTCCGCCGCGCGGGCCAAGGCCCCGGCCGGTGCTCAGGAGATCGCCCGGGTCGACTCCGCGCCGGTCTACGCCCTGGTCGAGCGGGCTCTGACGCTCAGCGACAACGACCTGTCGGAGGCCCTGGCCAGGCAGGTGGCGCTCAAGGAGGGCGAGCCCGCGTCCTTCGACGGCGGTGCGGCGGCCGTCGGCAAGGTCCTCTCCCGGCTCGGTGCCGCCTCCGGGATCACGGTCCACGACGGCAGCGGGCTGTCGCCGAAGAACCGCATCACCCCCCAGGCCCTGGCCCATCTGGTCGCGGTGGCGGCCTCCCCGGCCAACCCGCGGCTGCATCCGGCGATCAGCGGCATGCCCGTCGCCGGTTTCACCGGCACCCTGGGGCACCGCTTCGGCAGAAGCCACTCCGCCTACGGACTGGTCCGCGCCAAGACGGGCACGCTGGACGGGGTCAGCGCGCTGGCCGGAACGACCACCACCAGGGGCGGCCGGCTGGTGACCTTCGCCTTCATGGCGGACGACGTCCCGTCCGGCCCGCAGGCCGAGGCGGCGCTCGACCGGCTCGCCGCGCTGGTGGCCGCCGGCTGA
- a CDS encoding zinc-dependent metalloprotease: MQVIDWDLAVATGTRLVRPGPQVSREEARQAVADLRRLSREAEGHVREFTRIDTETAPQPATIVDRPGWIRANVDGFRVVLEPLTERMAARRDQTPAIVSAVGSRVTGVEVGAVLAFLASRVLGQYELFLPPDPTGQAPAGRLTLVAPNIVNAEQELNVHPRDFRLWVCLHEETHRVQFTGVPWLREYIRSQMTEFLLASDIDLPALLNRLRSAADTVAEVVRGGEGNLIDAIQTPEQKEILDRLTAVMTLVEGHGDYVMDAVGPSVVPSVADIRAKFHHRREGGSRLDRTIRRLLGLDLKMRQYAEGSAFVRTVVERSGIDGFNRVWASPQNLPTQEEISRPERWIARIDGAPALPGANGATG; this comes from the coding sequence ATGCAGGTGATCGACTGGGATCTTGCCGTAGCGACCGGAACGCGCCTGGTGCGCCCCGGGCCGCAAGTGAGCCGAGAGGAGGCACGGCAGGCCGTCGCCGATCTGCGGCGGCTCTCGCGCGAGGCCGAGGGGCACGTCCGCGAGTTCACCCGGATCGACACCGAGACCGCGCCGCAGCCGGCGACGATCGTCGACAGGCCGGGCTGGATCAGGGCCAACGTCGACGGTTTCCGGGTGGTGCTGGAGCCGCTGACCGAGCGGATGGCCGCCCGGCGCGACCAGACGCCGGCGATCGTGAGCGCCGTCGGCTCGCGTGTCACCGGGGTCGAGGTCGGCGCGGTGCTGGCCTTCCTCGCCTCTCGCGTCCTCGGGCAGTACGAGCTGTTCCTGCCGCCCGACCCGACGGGTCAGGCGCCCGCGGGCCGCCTCACGCTGGTCGCGCCCAACATCGTCAACGCGGAGCAGGAGCTCAACGTCCACCCCCGTGACTTCCGCCTGTGGGTCTGCCTGCACGAGGAGACCCACCGCGTGCAGTTCACCGGGGTGCCCTGGCTGCGCGAGTACATCCGCTCGCAGATGACCGAGTTCCTGCTCGCCTCCGACATCGACCTGCCCGCACTGCTCAACCGTCTCCGCTCGGCCGCCGACACGGTCGCCGAGGTGGTCAGGGGCGGTGAGGGCAACCTCATCGACGCGATCCAGACGCCTGAGCAGAAGGAGATCCTCGACCGGCTCACCGCGGTGATGACCCTGGTCGAGGGCCACGGCGACTACGTGATGGACGCCGTCGGCCCGTCGGTGGTCCCCTCGGTGGCCGACATCCGCGCCAAGTTCCACCACCGCCGCGAGGGCGGCTCCCGTCTCGACCGCACGATCCGCAGGCTGCTCGGCCTCGACCTGAAGATGCGCCAGTACGCCGAGGGGTCGGCCTTCGTCCGCACGGTCGTCGAACGGTCGGGCATCGACGGTTTCAACAGGGTTTGGGCCTCGCCGCAGAACCTCCCCACGCAGGAGGAGATCAGCCGGCCCGAACGCTGGATCGCCAGGATCGACGGCGCTCCGGCCCTCCCGGGAGCGAACGGCGCCACCGGCTGA
- the tilS gene encoding tRNA lysidine(34) synthetase TilS, producing MAGMGPHPAVADVRRAVRHALGDLRPGDLVLVACSGGADSLALAAALGFHASRAGLRAGLLTVDHGLQEGSAGRAAEVVRLAPALALGLAEALTVSVGAGGGPEDAARRARYAALSRAAERLGAAAVLLGHTRDDQAETVLLRLARGSGTRSLAGMPARNGVYRRPLLGLGRATTVAACAALGLTPWDDPHNLDPRYTRVRVRERLLPALERELGPGVAEALARTADLCRDDADALDSWAGAAYARAVLTGVDAPDCALSDIDPDAVVVRVAVEGLVDLPAAVRRRVLRRAAVEAGAPPGTLSAAHVLQVDRLVTEWRGQRRIEVTGGVGVVRRYGTLIFARQPASPVS from the coding sequence ATGGCGGGCATGGGCCCGCATCCCGCCGTCGCCGACGTCCGCCGCGCGGTGCGGCACGCGCTGGGCGACCTGCGGCCGGGTGATCTCGTGCTGGTCGCGTGCAGTGGCGGCGCCGACTCCCTGGCCCTGGCCGCCGCGCTGGGTTTCCACGCGTCCCGGGCGGGGTTGCGCGCCGGCCTGCTGACCGTCGACCACGGTCTCCAGGAGGGCTCCGCCGGCCGGGCCGCCGAGGTCGTGCGGTTGGCGCCCGCGCTGGCGCTCGGCCTCGCCGAGGCGCTGACCGTCTCCGTCGGCGCCGGCGGCGGGCCCGAGGACGCGGCCCGGCGGGCCAGGTACGCGGCGCTGTCGCGGGCGGCGGAACGGCTCGGGGCGGCGGCGGTGCTCCTCGGGCACACCAGGGACGACCAGGCGGAGACCGTGCTGCTCCGGCTGGCCAGGGGGAGCGGCACCAGGTCGCTGGCCGGGATGCCCGCCCGGAACGGGGTCTACCGGCGGCCGTTGCTGGGGCTCGGCCGGGCGACGACCGTGGCGGCCTGCGCGGCGCTCGGGCTGACGCCGTGGGACGATCCGCACAACCTCGACCCCCGCTACACCCGGGTCCGGGTCCGGGAGCGTCTGCTGCCGGCCCTGGAGCGTGAGCTCGGCCCCGGTGTCGCCGAGGCTCTGGCCAGGACCGCCGACCTGTGCCGGGACGACGCCGACGCGCTCGACTCCTGGGCCGGCGCGGCCTACGCCCGCGCGGTCCTGACCGGGGTGGACGCGCCGGATTGCGCTCTTAGCGATATCGATCCCGACGCCGTGGTGGTGCGCGTGGCCGTGGAGGGGCTCGTGGATCTACCCGCCGCCGTGCGGCGGCGGGTGCTGCGCAGGGCCGCGGTCGAGGCGGGGGCTCCACCGGGCACCCTGTCGGCGGCGCACGTCCTCCAGGTCGACCGCCTGGTCACCGAGTGGCGGGGGCAGCGGCGGATCGAGGTGACCGGGGGGGTCGGCGTGGTCCGGCGATATGGCACCCTGATATTCGCCAGACAGCCAGCAAGCCCCGTCTCGTAA
- the hpt gene encoding hypoxanthine phosphoribosyltransferase, with translation MDAADMGKDLAKVLIPEEELQAKIKELASRIDEDYAGKELLIVGVLKGAVMVMADLARALHVPVQMDWMAVSSYGAGTRSSGVVRVLKDLDTDIAGRHVLVVEDIIDSGLTLSWLVHNLKSRNPASVEICTALRKPDAIKVPIDVKYVGFDIPNEFVIGYGLDYAEQYRNLPFIGTLAPHVYGAG, from the coding sequence GTGGACGCAGCCGACATGGGCAAGGATCTCGCGAAGGTCCTCATCCCCGAGGAAGAGCTCCAGGCCAAGATCAAGGAGCTCGCGAGCCGGATAGACGAAGACTACGCGGGCAAGGAACTGCTGATCGTGGGCGTGCTGAAGGGTGCGGTCATGGTCATGGCGGACCTGGCGAGGGCACTGCACGTGCCGGTCCAGATGGACTGGATGGCCGTGTCGTCCTACGGCGCCGGCACCAGGTCGTCCGGTGTCGTCCGGGTGCTGAAGGATCTCGACACCGACATCGCCGGCCGCCACGTGCTGGTCGTCGAGGACATCATCGACTCCGGCCTGACCCTGTCGTGGCTGGTGCACAACCTGAAGTCGCGCAACCCGGCCTCGGTGGAGATCTGCACCGCGCTGCGCAAGCCCGACGCGATCAAAGTCCCGATCGATGTGAAGTACGTCGGTTTTGACATTCCCAACGAGTTTGTGATCGGTTACGGGCTCGACTACGCCGAGCAGTACCGCAATCTTCCCTTCATCGGAACTCTCGCGCCGCACGTGTACGGAGCAGGCTGA